The DNA segment GTCTGGCCGTGCAGCATGCGCGTCTGCGCGAAACTCAGGTAGAGCCGCTGCCGCGCGCGGGTGACGGCGACGTACATCAGGCGCCGCTCTTCTTCCAGTCCTTTGTCTTCGGACATCGAATTCTCATGCGGGAACAGGCCGTCTTCGAGACCGCTGATGAAGACGACGTTGAATTCGAGGCCCTTGGCCGAATGCACGGTCATCAGTTGCAGCGCGTCGTCGCCTTCGCCGGCCTGGTGCTCGCCGGCTTCGAGCGAGGCATGGGCGAGAAAGGAGGAGAGGTCGTTGCCGAACTCACCGGTGATTTCGCCGTCCTGGTTGGGCGTGCCCTCTTCGGCGACGAAACTCGCCGCGGCGTTGATCAGTTCGTCGAGGTTGTCCAGCCGCTCCTGGCCTTCCTTCTCGTTCTTGTAGTGGGCGCGAAGGCCGGAGAGTTCGATGACGTGATCGACCAGCTCCGGCAGCGGCAGATGTGCCGCCTCGTGCAGCTTGACGATCAGTTGCGCGAAGCCGGCCAGCTTGACGCCTCCGGCGCCGGCGACCTGCGGAATCGCCGCATGCAGGCTGCTGTTGGCCGCCTTCGCCGCGTCCTGCAGGTTTTCCAGGCTGCGCGCGCCGATGCCGCGCGCGGGGAAATTCACCACGCGGGCAAATGCCGTGTCGTCGTCGGTGTTGGCGATCAGGCGCAGGTAGGCCAGTGCGTGCTTGATCTCGGCGCGCTCGAAAAAGCGCAGGCCGCCATACACGCGATAGGGCAGGCCGGCGTTGAACAGCGCATGCTCGAGCGCCCGCGACTGCGCGTTGCTGCGATAGAGCAGCGCGATTTCGGCGCGGGCATGGCCGTCGCGCGACAGGGCCTTGATTTCTTCGACGATCCAGCGCGCTTCGTCGCCGTCGGAATAGGATTCGTAGATGCGGATCGGCTCGCCGCTGCCGGCCTCGGTCCACAGGTTCTTGCCCAGGCGCGTGGGATTGTTCCTGATGATGGCGTTGGCAGCGTCGAGGATGTTGCCTTCCGAGCGGTAGTTCTGTTCGAGGCGGATCAGGTTTTGCACCTTGAACTCGCGCTCGAAGTCGGCCATGTTGCCGACGTCGGCGCCGCGGAAGGCGTAGATCGACTGGTCGTCGTCGCCGACGCAGAAGAGGTTCGCGCCGCCACCGGCCAGCAGCTTCAGCCAGCGGTACTGCAGCTTGTTGGTGTCCTGGAATTCATCTACAAGGATGTGGCGGAAGCGCTCCTGGTAATGCCGGCGCAAGGGTTCGTTGCGCTCCAGCAGTTCATAGGAACGCAGCAGCAGCTCGGCGAAATCGACCACGCCTTCGCGTTGGCATTGCGCCTCGTAGGCTTCGTAAAGCGCGACGCGTTTGCGCGCCCAGTCGTCATACGCTTCGACGGCGGCGGCGCGCAGGCCCTGCTCCTTCTGCGCATTGATGAAATGGCACAGCTCGCGCGGCGGAAATTTTTCGTCATCGACGTTGAGCGATTTCAGCAGGCGCTTGACCGAAGCCTGCTGGTCGGCGGAGTCGAGTATCTGGAACAACTGCGGCAGGCCGGCATCGCGGTAATGGGCGCGCAGCAGGCGGTTGCACAGGCCGTGAAAGGTGCCGATCCACATGCCCTTGACATTGATCGGCAGCATCGCGGCGAGCCGCGTCTGCATTTCCTTGGCGGCCTTGTTGGTGAAAGTCACGGCCAGCACGCCGGGCGGCGCAACCTGACCGGTCGAAATCAGCCAGGCGATGCGCGTCGTCAGCACCCGCGTCTTGCCCGAGCCGGCGCCGGCGAGGATCAGGGCATGCGCGGGCGGCAGGGTGACGGCCGCCAGTTGCGGGGCATTGAGATGGTCAAGCAGGGGGTTCATGTAAGGGGCGCGCAGACGAGGCGTTGATTATATCGACCGGAGCGGGTCGAGACAGGTGATAGTAAGCGCTAACTGAATGGCCCAAGGCGCAATATTGCGGCGCAATAATCTGCTTGAATTTAGAGTACTTCGCCCATATAAACTCTGTAGAATCGGCGATGCTGCGATGCAATATATTGCGTGCAAGGCAACTTGACCCGGCTCACGAGGACGGAATCAGGCGCCCGAACAGGAGAATCCAATGAAGACCCAACTGAAGACCCCGAAACTGCTGCCCTGGCTGGCGAAAAAGGCCGGCATTACCGAACGCCGCGCGGCGACGCTGTGGCATGACGCGGAGCGTTGGGCCGCCCATCGCGCCGCACCGGGTTCGTCGGCCTACTACAAGCTGGCGGTGGATCGTTTGCTGGAACTGATGGCCGCCGAATCGCTGCGCGAAGACGCCGCCTCGTTTGGCTGGCGGCCGTGGGCCCGTGCCCAGGCGCGCCTGTGGGCGATCTCGATGCAACTGGCGCAGGAAACTTCCGCGCTGACGGCGCGCGGCTGGCGGCTGATCGGATCGGCCGCCCGCTACCAGCAGCCGGGCTAACGCCCGACGACCGGCGTGAGGCCGGTGGCCGCCTTCAGGCGCGCCGCCGCGACAGCGGCTTCATCGGCGCCGGCAAAGCCGCCAAGCAGCAGTTCATAACGCCAGCCCCCATCCACTTCATGCGGCCG comes from the Sulfuritalea hydrogenivorans sk43H genome and includes:
- a CDS encoding UvrD-helicase domain-containing protein; this encodes MNPLLDHLNAPQLAAVTLPPAHALILAGAGSGKTRVLTTRIAWLISTGQVAPPGVLAVTFTNKAAKEMQTRLAAMLPINVKGMWIGTFHGLCNRLLRAHYRDAGLPQLFQILDSADQQASVKRLLKSLNVDDEKFPPRELCHFINAQKEQGLRAAAVEAYDDWARKRVALYEAYEAQCQREGVVDFAELLLRSYELLERNEPLRRHYQERFRHILVDEFQDTNKLQYRWLKLLAGGGANLFCVGDDDQSIYAFRGADVGNMADFEREFKVQNLIRLEQNYRSEGNILDAANAIIRNNPTRLGKNLWTEAGSGEPIRIYESYSDGDEARWIVEEIKALSRDGHARAEIALLYRSNAQSRALEHALFNAGLPYRVYGGLRFFERAEIKHALAYLRLIANTDDDTAFARVVNFPARGIGARSLENLQDAAKAANSSLHAAIPQVAGAGGVKLAGFAQLIVKLHEAAHLPLPELVDHVIELSGLRAHYKNEKEGQERLDNLDELINAAASFVAEEGTPNQDGEITGEFGNDLSSFLAHASLEAGEHQAGEGDDALQLMTVHSAKGLEFNVVFISGLEDGLFPHENSMSEDKGLEEERRLMYVAVTRARQRLYLSFAQTRMLHGQTRYNLPSRFLDEVPEELVKWLTPRAGKGGFAVSSAPTYPATPRRSESSGGSGFRIGQSVMHAKFGLGVIVNAEGSGTDARVQVNFGHAGMKWLALSVAKLEAA